A window of Primulina huaijiensis isolate GDHJ02 chromosome 9, ASM1229523v2, whole genome shotgun sequence contains these coding sequences:
- the LOC140984312 gene encoding uncharacterized protein At5g19025: MRHHLLNSTIMPPSSSLKRPTSPNPHPQPHLNSANCTPLCRHSPSATLDILIFILVIFSGAFLIISYFSYIFQSLSLILPPLPTIISHFRYHLTSNPQSQLVFFALFLISFVIFVVLFEICCGHRSRKCGKIGCKGLKKAMEFDLQLQGEDLLRMGNGNKAVKEVNELPWKGGTGDNPDYECLRAELRKMAPPNGRAVLFFRAKCGCPVAKLEGWGPKRGRRHKKSLVLAGGGDHH, translated from the exons ATGCGCCATCACCTCCTCAACTCCACCATTATGCCTCCTTCTTCCTCCCTGAAAAGACCCACCTCCCCCAATCCCCACCCACAACCACACCTCAATTCAGCGAACTGCACACCCCTCTGCAGACACTCTCCCTCCGCCACCCTCGACATCCTCATCTTCATCCTCGTGATTTTCTCCGGCGCTTTTCTAATCATCTcctatttttcttatattttccaATCACTGTCACTTATCCTCCCCCCTTTGCCCACTATAATTTCACACTTCCGTTACCATCTAACCTCCAACCCGCAATCCCAATTAGTTTTTTTCGCATTGTTTCTGatatcttttgttatttttgttgttttatttgAGATCTGTTGTGGGCACAGATCAAGAAAATGTGGAAAGATTGGCTGTAAAGGGTTGAAGAAGGCGATGGAATTTGATTTGCAGCTGCAAGGCGAGGACTTGTTGCGGATGGGAAACGGGAATAAGGCAGTTAAAGAGGTTAATGAATTGCCCTGGAAAGGGGGCACCGGGGATAACCCTGATTATGAGTGTTTGCGTGCTGAATTGAGGAAGATGGCCCCGCCTAACGGGCGAGCTGTGCTGTTTTTTCGCGCAAAATGTGGGTGTCCGGTTGCTAAACTCGAGGGATGGGGTCCTAAGCGTGGGCGGAGACACAAGAA AAGTCTGGTTCTTGCTGGTGGAGGAGATCATCACTGA
- the LOC140984311 gene encoding mediator of RNA polymerase II transcription subunit 33A-like isoform X1 — protein MEVTTRWNCSTWDTVLELTKVAQEKGGDPLLWAAQVSSNLTSVGISLPSIELADLLVSHIFWENNVPTAWKILEKALALKLVPPLLVLGLLSTRAVSCRRSCPTAFRLYLELLKLHAFSLKENTDLPNHQKTMNSLDEILHFSEILDMQTNESGTLLVLFVFSLVWQLVDATLDDEGLLELTPENNSRWPVKPQDMDLDVDNMHDEKRKEHRQSLQAINSIMVIELIGQFLQNKTTSRILYLARQNMSKQWESFTWRVQLLVTNSSALRNSKSSTMEILLLLTSDTSKIMSPHFQVCSFIQSHLMMQSRPLSAFAGLCLGTSRSGLWLPLDLFFEDAMDGSGVNATSAIEIITGLVKSLQAINATSWHEIFLGLWMAALRLVQRERDPIEGPVPRLNTRLCMLLSVTTLVVADLVEEEESVATNESNSGMGRKQQVSNKRRTDLVLSLQNLHNYQSLLAPPKSVIPAANQAAAKAMLFVSGIDVGTAHHDCITTSDTPINCSGSLYHLIVDTCVARNLLDTSAYFWPGYVDVHINQLPHTIPTQLTGWSAFMKGTALTPVMIDALVSTPASSFAEINKVFEIAVKGSTDERIAAASILCGATLSRGWNVQEHTLYFITKLLSPPVPVNYSGNESYLTDYAPMLNVLLVGIAPVDCVQIFSLHGLVPELAGSLMTICEVFGSCVPDISWNMVTGEEISVHAVFSNAFALLLKLWRFNHPPIEYGVGDVPPVGSQLTPEYLLLVRNSYLVSSGNSLKDPNRRRLAQVAGSTSSKPIFVDSFPKLKVWYRQHLACIASPLTGLVNGTPVHHTVDTLLNMMYKKISARNQSVNTATSGSSSFGGTGSEDAYLRPKIPAWDILEAVPFVADAALTACAHGRLSPRELCTGLKDLADYLPATLATIVSYFSAEVTRGVWKSVFMNGTDWPSPAANFSNVEEQIKKILAATGVDVPSLAAGGSSPAALPLPLAAFVSLTITYKLDKASQRFLNLAGPALEHLAAGCPWPCMPIVASLWTQKAKRWSDFLVFSASRTVFLHSNDAIVQLLRSCFSATLGLSSSCISNNGGIGSLLGHGFGSHFSGGISPVAPGILYLRVYRSIRDIMFLRDNIVSLLMQTVEDIANGISSDSSERLKKPNGLKYGHASLAAAITRVKLAAWLGASIMFLTGGLGLVQSLFKETLPSWFMSIHRTEQKGNGCGTLPMLRGYALAYLAVLCGAFTWGVASSSSASKRRPNIIRNHMEFLASALDGKISLGCDPATWHAYISGFMSLMVRCTPTWILEVNVELLKRLSKGLRRRGEEELALALLGVGGANTMGSAADLIIETENSFL, from the exons ATGGAGGTGACGACCCGGTGGAACTGCAGTACATGGGACACTGTTCTGGAGCTAACAAAGGTGGCACAAGAAAAGGGCGGGGACCCATTGTTATGGGCCGCGCAGGTGTCCTCGAATCTGACCTCTGTTGGAATCTCTTTACCTTCTATTGAACTTGCTGACCTTTTAGTGTCCCACATTTTTTGGGAGAACAACGTGCCGACTGCATGGAAGATCTTGGAAAAAGCTTTGGCGCTGAAGCTTGTGCCTCCCTTACTTGTTCTTGGTCTCCTCTCAACGAG GGCAGTTTCTTGTCGCCGGTCCTGTCCAACAGCATTCAGGCTTTATCTGGAACTCCTTAAATTACATGCTTTCTCACTGAAGGAAAACACAGATTTGCCAAACCATCAGAA GACCATGAATTCTTTAGACGAAATACTTCATTTTTCCGAGATACTTGATATGCAAACAAATGAATCTGGAACTCTCTTGGTTCTCTTTGTGTTTTCCCTTGTTTGGCAGTTGGTTGACGCTACACTGGATGATGAAGGATTACTGGAACTTACGCCAGAGAACAACTCTAGATGGCCAGTTAAACCTCAAGATATGGATTTAGATGTTGATAATATGCATGATGAGAAAAGGAAAGAACATAGACAGAGTTTACAAGCTATTAATTCCATCATGGTCATTGAGCTGATTGGGCAGTTTCTGCAAAACAAGACAACTTCCAGGATACTTTACTTGGCACGTCAAAACAT GTCCAAACAGTGGGAAAGCTTTACCTGGCGAGTGCAGCTGCTTGTAACAAATTCATCAGCTTTGAGAAATTCGAAATCCAGTACCATGGAGATTCTTCTGCTGTTAACATCAGATACTAGCAAAATTATGTCTCCACATTTTCAAGTATGTTCATTTATTCAGTCTCACCTCATGATGCAATCCAGGCCTCTGTCTGCTTTTGCTGGTCTCTGTCTTGGTACTAGTCGGTCTGGACTTTGGCTTCCTCTGGATCTATTCTTTGAAGATGCAATGGATGGTTCAGGAGTTAACGCAACAAGTGCCATTGAAATCATTACTG GTTTAGTTAAGTCCCTTCAAGCAATTAATGCCACCTCGTGGCATGAAATATTTCTTGGACTTTGGATGGCCGCCCTACGCCTTGTCCAGCGG GAGAGGGATCCCATTGAAGGACCTGTACCCCGACTAAATACCCGCTTGTGCATGTTATTGTCTGTCACAACACTTGTGGTTGCTGATCTTGTCGAGGAAGAGGAAAGTGTGGCAACAAATGAATCAAATAGTGGTATGGGAAGGAAACAACAAGTTTCTAATAAGCGTCGTACCGATTTGGTATTAAGTCTACAGAATCTGCATAATTATCAAAGCTTGCTAGCCCCGCCTAAGTCGGTCATTCCTGCTGCCAATCAGGCTGCTGCTAAAGCAATGTTGTTTGTATCTGGCATCGATGTTGGAACTGCACATCATGATTGCATCACCACATCAGATACACCGATTAATtgtt CTGGTAGCCTATATCATTTAATTGTTGACACTTGCGTAGCCAGAAATCTTTTGGACACATCGGCTTATTTCTGGCCGGGCTATGTAGATGTGCACATCAACCAACTACCACATACTATTCCCACTCAGTTGACTGGGTGGTCAGCATTTATGAAAGGGACGGCTCTCACCCCAGTGATGATCGATGCTTTAGTCTCAACTCCTGCTTCAAG CTTTGCAGAAATTAATAAAGTCTTCGAGATTGCGGTTAAAGGATCCACTGATGAAAGGATAGCTGCTGCTAGTATTCTTTGTGGGGCGACCTTGAGTCGTGGATGGAATGTTCAG GAACACACGCTTTACTTTATTACCAAACTACTTTCACCACCAGTCCCTGTCAACTATTCTGGGAATGAAAGCTATTTGACTGATTATGCTCCCATGCTCAATGTTCTCCTTGTGGGAATAGCACCAGTTGACTGTGTCCAGATTTTCTCTCTCCATGGATTG GTGCCAGAGCTTGCTGGTTCGTTGATGACAATATGTGAGGTTTTTGGCTCATGCGTGCCTGATATCTCCTGGAACATGGTCACAGGAGAAGAAATTTCTGTTCATGCCGTATTTTCAAATGCATTTGCTCTTCTTCTAAAGCTATGGAGATTTAATCACCCTCCTATAGAGTATGGTGTTGGAGATGTGCCTCCGGTAGGATCCCAACTCACTCCTGAATACCTTTTATTGGTGCGGAATTCTTACCTAGTATCATCAGGAAACTCACTCAAGGATCCAAATCGAAGGAGACTTGCACAAGTTGCTGGTTCTACGTCCTCCAAACCAATATTCGTTGATTCATTTCCTAAACTCAAAGTGTGGTATAGGCAACATCTGGCCTGTATAGCTTCACCTCTCACCGGTCTTGTCAATGGCACACCAGTGCACCATACTGTTGATACACTACTAAACATGATGTATAAAAAAATCAGTGCGAGAAACCAGTCTGTGAACACTGCGACATCTGGAAGTAGTAGTTTCGGTGGGACTGGAAGTGAAGATGCTTATCTGAGGCCTAAAATACCAGCTTGGGATATCCTTGAAGCTGTCCCTTTCGTGGCAGATGCCGCTCTAACTGCTTGCGCTCATGGAAGATTGTCTCCCCGTGAATTATGCACGG GGCTGAAAGATTTGGCGGATTATCTTCCCGCTACTTTGGCCACTATCGTAAGTTACTTCTCTGCTGAAGTGACTCGAGGTGTTTGGAAGTCAGTTTTCATGAATGGAACAGATTGGCCGAGTCCAGCAGCAAATTTCTCCAATGTTGAGGAACAGATAAAGAAAATACTAGCTGCCACGGGTGTCGATGTCCCCAGTCTTGCAGCAG GAGGAAGTTCACCAGCTGCACTTCCATTGCCTTTGGCAGCATTTGTGAGCCTAACCATAACCTATAAGCTTGATAAAGCCTCACAACGTTTCCTGAATCTGGCTGGTCCGGCTTTGGAGCACCTTGCTGCTGGCTGTCCTTGGCCATGCATGCCAATAGTTGCTTCTTTATGGACCCAAAAAGCTAAGCGTTGGAGTGATTTCCTAGTATTTTCTGCTTCTCGTACTGTTTTCCTTCATAGCAATGATGCCATTGTTCAGCTACTTAGAAGCTGCTTCAGTGCCACACTTGGTTTGAGCAGCAGCTGCATTTCGAATAATGGTGGCATTGGATCACTACTTGGTCATGGATTTGGATCTCATTTTAGCGGTGGAATCTCTCCAGTTGCTCCTGGGATTCTTTATTTACGAGTCTATCGTTCAATTAGAGACATCATGTTTTTACGAGACAATATAGTTTCACTACTGATGCAAACTGTGGAGGACATAGCCAATGGTATCTCGAGTGATAGTTCTGAAAGGCTGAAAAAACCAAATGGATTGAAATACGGGCATGCCTCACTCGCTGCAGCCATAACCAGGGTAAAACTCGCAGCTTGGCTTGGAGCTTCCATAATGTTCTTAACCGGTGGGCTGGGGCTCGTGCAGTCATTATTTAAAGAAACTCTCCCTTCTTGGTTTATGTCTATTCACCGTACCGAGCAAAAAGGCAATGGATGTGGAACGCTTCCAATGCTCAGGGGGTATGCGTTGGCATACTTGGCTGTACTTTGTGGAGCATTTACTTGGGGTGTGGCCTCATCATCTTCGGCTTCAAAGAGGCGACCTAACATTATTAGAAATCACATGGAATTTCTGGCAAGTGCTCTAGATGGAAAGATTTCACTTGGCTGTGATCCAGCTACTTGGCATGCTTACATATCTGGTTTCATGAGTTTGATGGTGAGATGCACACCAACCTGGATACTAGAGGTGAATGTCGAGCTGTTGAAGAGACTGAGCAAGGGGTTGAGACGACGGGGCGAGGAGGAGCTTGCTCTTGCTTTGTTAGGAGTTGGTGGGGCAAATACCATGGGCTCTGCTGCTGATCTTATCATAGAAACTGAAAATAgctttttataa
- the LOC140984311 gene encoding mediator of RNA polymerase II transcription subunit 33A-like isoform X2: protein MDLDVDNMHDEKRKEHRQSLQAINSIMVIELIGQFLQNKTTSRILYLARQNMSKQWESFTWRVQLLVTNSSALRNSKSSTMEILLLLTSDTSKIMSPHFQVCSFIQSHLMMQSRPLSAFAGLCLGTSRSGLWLPLDLFFEDAMDGSGVNATSAIEIITGLVKSLQAINATSWHEIFLGLWMAALRLVQRERDPIEGPVPRLNTRLCMLLSVTTLVVADLVEEEESVATNESNSGMGRKQQVSNKRRTDLVLSLQNLHNYQSLLAPPKSVIPAANQAAAKAMLFVSGIDVGTAHHDCITTSDTPINCSGSLYHLIVDTCVARNLLDTSAYFWPGYVDVHINQLPHTIPTQLTGWSAFMKGTALTPVMIDALVSTPASSFAEINKVFEIAVKGSTDERIAAASILCGATLSRGWNVQEHTLYFITKLLSPPVPVNYSGNESYLTDYAPMLNVLLVGIAPVDCVQIFSLHGLVPELAGSLMTICEVFGSCVPDISWNMVTGEEISVHAVFSNAFALLLKLWRFNHPPIEYGVGDVPPVGSQLTPEYLLLVRNSYLVSSGNSLKDPNRRRLAQVAGSTSSKPIFVDSFPKLKVWYRQHLACIASPLTGLVNGTPVHHTVDTLLNMMYKKISARNQSVNTATSGSSSFGGTGSEDAYLRPKIPAWDILEAVPFVADAALTACAHGRLSPRELCTGLKDLADYLPATLATIVSYFSAEVTRGVWKSVFMNGTDWPSPAANFSNVEEQIKKILAATGVDVPSLAAGGSSPAALPLPLAAFVSLTITYKLDKASQRFLNLAGPALEHLAAGCPWPCMPIVASLWTQKAKRWSDFLVFSASRTVFLHSNDAIVQLLRSCFSATLGLSSSCISNNGGIGSLLGHGFGSHFSGGISPVAPGILYLRVYRSIRDIMFLRDNIVSLLMQTVEDIANGISSDSSERLKKPNGLKYGHASLAAAITRVKLAAWLGASIMFLTGGLGLVQSLFKETLPSWFMSIHRTEQKGNGCGTLPMLRGYALAYLAVLCGAFTWGVASSSSASKRRPNIIRNHMEFLASALDGKISLGCDPATWHAYISGFMSLMVRCTPTWILEVNVELLKRLSKGLRRRGEEELALALLGVGGANTMGSAADLIIETENSFL, encoded by the exons ATGGATTTAGATGTTGATAATATGCATGATGAGAAAAGGAAAGAACATAGACAGAGTTTACAAGCTATTAATTCCATCATGGTCATTGAGCTGATTGGGCAGTTTCTGCAAAACAAGACAACTTCCAGGATACTTTACTTGGCACGTCAAAACAT GTCCAAACAGTGGGAAAGCTTTACCTGGCGAGTGCAGCTGCTTGTAACAAATTCATCAGCTTTGAGAAATTCGAAATCCAGTACCATGGAGATTCTTCTGCTGTTAACATCAGATACTAGCAAAATTATGTCTCCACATTTTCAAGTATGTTCATTTATTCAGTCTCACCTCATGATGCAATCCAGGCCTCTGTCTGCTTTTGCTGGTCTCTGTCTTGGTACTAGTCGGTCTGGACTTTGGCTTCCTCTGGATCTATTCTTTGAAGATGCAATGGATGGTTCAGGAGTTAACGCAACAAGTGCCATTGAAATCATTACTG GTTTAGTTAAGTCCCTTCAAGCAATTAATGCCACCTCGTGGCATGAAATATTTCTTGGACTTTGGATGGCCGCCCTACGCCTTGTCCAGCGG GAGAGGGATCCCATTGAAGGACCTGTACCCCGACTAAATACCCGCTTGTGCATGTTATTGTCTGTCACAACACTTGTGGTTGCTGATCTTGTCGAGGAAGAGGAAAGTGTGGCAACAAATGAATCAAATAGTGGTATGGGAAGGAAACAACAAGTTTCTAATAAGCGTCGTACCGATTTGGTATTAAGTCTACAGAATCTGCATAATTATCAAAGCTTGCTAGCCCCGCCTAAGTCGGTCATTCCTGCTGCCAATCAGGCTGCTGCTAAAGCAATGTTGTTTGTATCTGGCATCGATGTTGGAACTGCACATCATGATTGCATCACCACATCAGATACACCGATTAATtgtt CTGGTAGCCTATATCATTTAATTGTTGACACTTGCGTAGCCAGAAATCTTTTGGACACATCGGCTTATTTCTGGCCGGGCTATGTAGATGTGCACATCAACCAACTACCACATACTATTCCCACTCAGTTGACTGGGTGGTCAGCATTTATGAAAGGGACGGCTCTCACCCCAGTGATGATCGATGCTTTAGTCTCAACTCCTGCTTCAAG CTTTGCAGAAATTAATAAAGTCTTCGAGATTGCGGTTAAAGGATCCACTGATGAAAGGATAGCTGCTGCTAGTATTCTTTGTGGGGCGACCTTGAGTCGTGGATGGAATGTTCAG GAACACACGCTTTACTTTATTACCAAACTACTTTCACCACCAGTCCCTGTCAACTATTCTGGGAATGAAAGCTATTTGACTGATTATGCTCCCATGCTCAATGTTCTCCTTGTGGGAATAGCACCAGTTGACTGTGTCCAGATTTTCTCTCTCCATGGATTG GTGCCAGAGCTTGCTGGTTCGTTGATGACAATATGTGAGGTTTTTGGCTCATGCGTGCCTGATATCTCCTGGAACATGGTCACAGGAGAAGAAATTTCTGTTCATGCCGTATTTTCAAATGCATTTGCTCTTCTTCTAAAGCTATGGAGATTTAATCACCCTCCTATAGAGTATGGTGTTGGAGATGTGCCTCCGGTAGGATCCCAACTCACTCCTGAATACCTTTTATTGGTGCGGAATTCTTACCTAGTATCATCAGGAAACTCACTCAAGGATCCAAATCGAAGGAGACTTGCACAAGTTGCTGGTTCTACGTCCTCCAAACCAATATTCGTTGATTCATTTCCTAAACTCAAAGTGTGGTATAGGCAACATCTGGCCTGTATAGCTTCACCTCTCACCGGTCTTGTCAATGGCACACCAGTGCACCATACTGTTGATACACTACTAAACATGATGTATAAAAAAATCAGTGCGAGAAACCAGTCTGTGAACACTGCGACATCTGGAAGTAGTAGTTTCGGTGGGACTGGAAGTGAAGATGCTTATCTGAGGCCTAAAATACCAGCTTGGGATATCCTTGAAGCTGTCCCTTTCGTGGCAGATGCCGCTCTAACTGCTTGCGCTCATGGAAGATTGTCTCCCCGTGAATTATGCACGG GGCTGAAAGATTTGGCGGATTATCTTCCCGCTACTTTGGCCACTATCGTAAGTTACTTCTCTGCTGAAGTGACTCGAGGTGTTTGGAAGTCAGTTTTCATGAATGGAACAGATTGGCCGAGTCCAGCAGCAAATTTCTCCAATGTTGAGGAACAGATAAAGAAAATACTAGCTGCCACGGGTGTCGATGTCCCCAGTCTTGCAGCAG GAGGAAGTTCACCAGCTGCACTTCCATTGCCTTTGGCAGCATTTGTGAGCCTAACCATAACCTATAAGCTTGATAAAGCCTCACAACGTTTCCTGAATCTGGCTGGTCCGGCTTTGGAGCACCTTGCTGCTGGCTGTCCTTGGCCATGCATGCCAATAGTTGCTTCTTTATGGACCCAAAAAGCTAAGCGTTGGAGTGATTTCCTAGTATTTTCTGCTTCTCGTACTGTTTTCCTTCATAGCAATGATGCCATTGTTCAGCTACTTAGAAGCTGCTTCAGTGCCACACTTGGTTTGAGCAGCAGCTGCATTTCGAATAATGGTGGCATTGGATCACTACTTGGTCATGGATTTGGATCTCATTTTAGCGGTGGAATCTCTCCAGTTGCTCCTGGGATTCTTTATTTACGAGTCTATCGTTCAATTAGAGACATCATGTTTTTACGAGACAATATAGTTTCACTACTGATGCAAACTGTGGAGGACATAGCCAATGGTATCTCGAGTGATAGTTCTGAAAGGCTGAAAAAACCAAATGGATTGAAATACGGGCATGCCTCACTCGCTGCAGCCATAACCAGGGTAAAACTCGCAGCTTGGCTTGGAGCTTCCATAATGTTCTTAACCGGTGGGCTGGGGCTCGTGCAGTCATTATTTAAAGAAACTCTCCCTTCTTGGTTTATGTCTATTCACCGTACCGAGCAAAAAGGCAATGGATGTGGAACGCTTCCAATGCTCAGGGGGTATGCGTTGGCATACTTGGCTGTACTTTGTGGAGCATTTACTTGGGGTGTGGCCTCATCATCTTCGGCTTCAAAGAGGCGACCTAACATTATTAGAAATCACATGGAATTTCTGGCAAGTGCTCTAGATGGAAAGATTTCACTTGGCTGTGATCCAGCTACTTGGCATGCTTACATATCTGGTTTCATGAGTTTGATGGTGAGATGCACACCAACCTGGATACTAGAGGTGAATGTCGAGCTGTTGAAGAGACTGAGCAAGGGGTTGAGACGACGGGGCGAGGAGGAGCTTGCTCTTGCTTTGTTAGGAGTTGGTGGGGCAAATACCATGGGCTCTGCTGCTGATCTTATCATAGAAACTGAAAATAgctttttataa